The Amycolatopsis umgeniensis DNA segment GCTCGCTTCGCTGACCAGCCTGGTCTTCGAGGGCGAAGAACTTGTGCGGATCGTCTACAGCGAGCCCGCCGGCACCACCGACCCGAAGGTGACCGGGGCATGAAGCGGATGCTGGCGGCCATGGCGGTGCTGTTGCTCGTCGTCACGGGCTGCACCACCGGCAAGGACGCCGTCGTCACCGGCGGCACGTTCAACTTCGTGTCGCCGGGCGGGAAGGTCGACATCACCTACGACGTCGCCGATCGCCAGCAGTCGCCGACGCTGTCCGGCGACGACCTCATGAACGAGGGCAAGCAGCTCTCGATCGCCGAGTTCCCCGGCAAGGTCATCGTGCTGAACCTGTGGGGCCAGTGGTGCGGTCCTTGCCGCGTCGAGGCGCCTGAGATGCAGAAGGTCTACGACCAGACCAAGGCGTCCGGTGTCCAGGTGGTCGGCATCGACCTGCGTGACAACGACCGGGCACCGGCGCAGGACTTCGTGCGCGACCGGAAGCTGACGTACCCGTCGATCTACGACCCGGCCGGGCGGACGCTGCTGCAGCTCTCGGGCTATCCGCGCAACATCATCCCGTCGACGATCGTGCTGGACAAACAGCACCGCGTCGCGGCGGTGTTCCTGCGCGACCTGCTGGCTTCGGACCTGCTGCCCGTCGTCGAACGCCTGGTGGCCGAACCGGCCTGACCCCTCGCGCGTTTAGTCCTCTGGATGCGGTCCTTGCATGCGCAACTACCGCATCCAGAGGACTAAACGCGTGGGGCTGGTTATCCTCCTCCTCTGCCGCACGGAGCGGCGCTGAACTGGGGAGAAGGAAATGACGACTGCTTCGAACCTGCCCAGATCCGGGCAGCAGGACGCCGAGGCGATGATCGCCGAGGCCAAGAAGGCCTTCTGGGTCATGGTCGGCTTGCTCGTGGTGATCTGGGCGGTCCAGATCTTCAACGCGCTGGACGGATACGCGGTCTTCGAGACCGGGGCACGGGCGCGGGACATCAGCACGCTGCCCGCCATTCTCTTCGCGCCCTTCATCCACACCGGCTGGGAGCACATCGAGGGCAATTCGGGCCCGCTGTTCATCTTCGGCTTCCTCGCCGCGTATCGCGGGGTGAAGAAGTTCTTCGGCGTCACACTGCTGATCGCCATGGCGAGCGGCCTCGGCGCCTGGTTCCTCTCGCCCTCCGGTCTGATCGGCTTCGGCGCGAGTGGCCTCGTGATGGGCTTCTTCGGGTACGTCCTGGTGCGCGGGATCTTCGACCGCCACAAGATCGACATCGTCATCGGGCTGGTGATGGCGCTGTGCTTCGCCTACCAGTTCGCCAGCCTGTTCCCTCAGAACGAGCTCGTGAGCTGGCAGGCGCATCTCTTCGGCTTCCTCGGCGGTCTGGTCGGCGGCTGGGTGTTCCGGGACCGCCGTCCCAAACCCGAGGTCACCGCGCCCGCCTTCCCCACCGTCCCGCTGACGCCGCCCGACACCCTCAAGTAGTCCTCTGGTTGCGGTAGTTCGTCAGCGAACTACCGCAACCAGAGGACGAAACGCGAGATCCTCGGTCACGACAGGGCTGGAGGGCCCCACCTCACGCCCCGCGTTTAGTCCTCTGGATGCGGTCCTTGCGC contains these protein-coding regions:
- a CDS encoding rhomboid family intramembrane serine protease gives rise to the protein MTTASNLPRSGQQDAEAMIAEAKKAFWVMVGLLVVIWAVQIFNALDGYAVFETGARARDISTLPAILFAPFIHTGWEHIEGNSGPLFIFGFLAAYRGVKKFFGVTLLIAMASGLGAWFLSPSGLIGFGASGLVMGFFGYVLVRGIFDRHKIDIVIGLVMALCFAYQFASLFPQNELVSWQAHLFGFLGGLVGGWVFRDRRPKPEVTAPAFPTVPLTPPDTLK
- a CDS encoding TlpA family protein disulfide reductase → MKRMLAAMAVLLLVVTGCTTGKDAVVTGGTFNFVSPGGKVDITYDVADRQQSPTLSGDDLMNEGKQLSIAEFPGKVIVLNLWGQWCGPCRVEAPEMQKVYDQTKASGVQVVGIDLRDNDRAPAQDFVRDRKLTYPSIYDPAGRTLLQLSGYPRNIIPSTIVLDKQHRVAAVFLRDLLASDLLPVVERLVAEPA